One Ignisphaera sp. DNA segment encodes these proteins:
- the uppS gene encoding polyprenyl diphosphate synthase, producing MKKRATTYIVDKFIDILLSPKTRIFLNPFIDITYRIYERYLFKQITSKPLPKHIAIIPDGNRRWAKERGLNPVEGHYHGYERMKEVIKWIYDLGIDIITIYAMSHENCLYRSGEELNNLFDIIKKGLIELKDQGILDKYRVRLKVFGKLSIARKDVIDLAKELEALTNMYDNKFLNIAICYGGRQEILDAVKAIARDVMVGKIDIDGITEDILRINLSTSHLPSPEPDLVIRTSGELRVSNFLLWQIAYSELYFCDVYWPDFRKIDLYRAIRSYQFRERRYGR from the coding sequence TTGAAGAAAAGAGCTACTACATATATAGTTGATAAATTTATTGATATTCTGTTAAGTCCAAAAACAAGGATATTTCTAAACCCATTCATCGATATTACGTATAGGATCTACGAAAGATATCTTTTCAAGCAAATTACATCAAAACCTTTGCCAAAACATATAGCAATCATACCTGATGGAAATAGACGTTGGGCTAAAGAGAGAGGGCTAAATCCTGTTGAAGGTCATTATCACGGATATGAAAGAATGAAAGAAGTTATTAAATGGATTTATGACTTAGGTATAGATATAATAACGATATACGCAATGTCTCATGAAAACTGTCTCTACAGATCTGGAGAAGAGCTCAATAATCTATTCGACATAATAAAAAAGGGTTTAATAGAATTAAAAGATCAAGGAATCCTTGACAAATACAGAGTTAGATTAAAGGTATTCGGGAAACTAAGCATCGCTAGAAAAGATGTTATAGATCTTGCTAAAGAATTAGAAGCTCTTACAAATATGTATGACAATAAGTTTCTGAATATAGCTATATGTTATGGTGGTAGACAAGAGATACTCGATGCAGTTAAGGCCATTGCAAGAGATGTTATGGTTGGTAAAATAGATATAGATGGAATAACCGAAGACATTCTTAGAATTAATCTTTCAACATCCCACTTACCATCACCAGAACCCGATCTGGTAATCAGAACCTCAGGTGAATTAAGAGTTAGTAACTTCTTATTATGGCAAATAGCTTATAGCGAGTTGTATTTTTGTGATGTATATTGGCCGGATTTCAGGAAAATAGATCTATATAGAGCTATAAGATCTTACCAGTTTAGAGAAAGAAGGTACGGACGTTAG